Genomic segment of Arthrobacter antioxidans:
GCTTCGACACCGAGCAGGGCCCCAAGGGTCCTCAGGCGTCGAACATCCAGCCCCTCTAAGGCTCGGATCTTCCACTAGATCTTTTCGCGAGTAGCAGGTCGGACTTCGGTCCGGCCTGCTTCTTCGTTAACCGGGCCCTGTCTGCGGACCGACCGCGTGCTCATGCCGCCCGCATGCCGGCGCCGCCTCGACCGCCGCGCCGCGCCGCCCGCGCCGCCCGCGTCGTGCCGCGCCGCCCCGACCGCCGTCCTGGCGGGACGCAGGGGCTTCCCTCAGCCCTCCCCGTCGCAGAGACCGATGAACGCCCCGAGTTCCTCCAGTGCGGCCGGGGTGGAGGGCATGTGCTCGGTCAGCCGCGGGGACCTGACGACGACGGCGCGCCACTGCCCCCGCGAGACCGCGACGTTCACGCGGTTGCGATCGAGCAGGAACCCGATGCCGCGGGGTGCCTCCGCGGCGGAGGACGCCGTCATGGTGACGACCACGATCACGGCCTGCTGACCCTGGAACCGGTCCACCGTTCCCACCCGGACGTCCCCCAACCCGGCCGCCCGCAGGGCCTGCAGGGTGAGCTGCACCTGGGCGTTGTACGGGGCGACCACCAGGATGTCCTCCTGCGCGAGCGGGCGCGGGACGGCGCCCGGCTCCGGGGTCCAGGCCAGACCGAGGTGGCGCCGCACCTGGGTGACGACCTCCGCTGCCTCCTGGGCCGAGGCCGTCGCGTTGCCCTCGTGGTCGACGACGACGCATTCGATGCCTGGCCGCTCTCCCTCCAGGTGCCGCCCGCGCGCCGCCGTGGCCGTGGTCAGCCTGCCGTCGTACGCGAAGACCGACACCGCGTGGCACAGGTCCGGATGCATGCGCCAGGTGTCCGCGAGGAAGTAGCCGAACTGCCCGGGCAGCGTCGCGTGTCCGACGGACAGCCAGCCGAGGGCGGATGCGTCGACCGGCTCCGGGTGGGTGCCCTGGGTGACCTGGGGGAGCTGCTGCGGGTCACCCAGGAGCAGGAGCCTGCGTGCGGCGCGGGCCACGGCCATCGTGTTCGCGAGCGAGAACTGTCCCGCCTCGTCGATGACCAGCAGGTCGAGGGACCGCGGCGGCACCCTGCTCCCGGTCATCGTCCAGGCCGTCCCCCCGACCAGGCAGCCGCCGGCTCCGCCGATCAGGCGCGCGACGTCGTCGTCGGACCGTTGCGTCCAGGGGGTGTCCGGCGTCTCGGTGCGCTTGGCCACCTGGTCGGCGGGGACGCCGGCCTCGACGGCACGGCGCAGCAGGTTCTCGACGACGGCGTGCGACTGCGCGACGACGCCCACCTTCCATCCGCTGCGCACCAGGCGCGCGATGACGTCCGCCCCGACGTGGGTCTTGCCGGTGCCGGGCGGACCCTGCACGGCGAGATACGAGTCCTGGAGGAGGTGGAGGGCGGCGGTGATGGCCTCGGCATACCCGTCACCGTGCGGCGGTGCCGTGGGCAGTTCGGCGCCGCCGGCGAGGCGTGGGGGGAGGCGCCGGAGGAGGTCGAGCGCGGGATCAGCGGGCAGGTCGGGGAGCGACCGGCCCACGCGGTCCGCGAGGTCCATCAGGGCGTCCTGGATCGACCTCGTCATGAGCGGCTGGTCGGGGGCCAGCGCCAGGGGCAGCTCGGGACGCTCCGGTGCTCCTCGCCGTAGCTTCTCCCTGAGCACCACTGTCGCGACGCCGTCCGCGTCCTCGGACAGCTCCATCACCTCGACGCCGAACCAGCCGCCGCGCCCGGTGCCTCCGGTGTCGATGCTGTCCGCATCGGACGGGACGGGCGCGTCGTAGATCGCGAAGTAGGTGGAGCCCTCACGGATGTCGGCGCCCGCCGTCAGGGTCCCGGTCGCCTTGAGCAGCCGGACGGGGTTCGAGCGGGATGTCGGTTTCGCCCAGTCCTGCACCACCTCGAGCGTGCAGAAGACCAGCACGTCACGCGCGTCGTCCCAGGTGTGGGCGGGGGAGGCGAGCCGGTCGAAATGGGACCACCAGAACTGCTTCCGCTCCCGGCGGTGATATCCGACGGCGGCCGCGACGAGCGCGATGGCCTGCTGCTCCGTGTCCTTCCCCGGAGCGGCCGGCAGGTCGGCGAGGTACGCCAGCAGCCGGGCCTCCTCGGGAGCGGGTCCGTGGGCGGGGTGCTCCGCGGCGTCGGGCGCAGCGGAGGTGGCCGCAGGTGAGGTGGGTCCCGCGGCGTCGTGCGGGGAGGTGGACGACGTCTCGGGCGCGTGGAGGTGCGCACCGTCGGGCGTGTCGGCGCGGGCCGTCTCCGGTCCACGGGGGTGCGGCCCGGCCCCGTGCCGCAGCCCGAGCGAGAGCAGCCAGTCCCGGAGCCCGAGCGTCGAGAGGCAGTCGTAACGGTTGTAGTCGGTGATGCCGGCGAGGATCTCCGCCGCAGCGGCGCTGTCCCCGGCGTCGCGCGCGGCGCAGTAGGCGGCATAGGCGACGACCGACGCCCCGGCATCGGTCACGTCCCCGGAGCGTAGGGTGCCGCCCATGTAGAGGGGCTCGAGCTTCTTGAGGCTGTAGGAGCGCTCGGAGATGCGGAGGCTGTGGCGCACGGTGTCGTAGAGGTCCACGAGGACGCCTTCGCGGAGCAGCGTGTCCACGGCGTCCTCGCCGATCACGTGGACGAGGGACAGCCGCCGCAGGGCGCTCTTCTCGTAGGCCGCGTAGTGGTAGACGTGCAGGTCCGGGTACCGCACGCGGCGCTGCCGGACGTACTCGAGGAACCGGACGAACGCCGTGCGCTCCTCAGCACGGCTGTGGGCCCAGAAGGGACGGAAGGGAGGCTCGCCGTCGTCGTCCGTGGGTTGCTCGACGACGCCGAACAGGTATTCGATGCCCCAGCTGCCGTCGCCGGGATCCTGCCAGAGGGGATCGCCCTCGAAGTCGAAGAAGATGTCGCCGGGGCTCGGCGCGGGCAGGGCCCGCAGCGTGTGCCGGGGGAGGACACGGTAGGACAGCGTGCGCTCGGCGCCTCCGGCATCGCGGTAGGTGACGCCCCCGTCCACCGCGATTTCGCCCACCTGCAGGCGCGCCTGCTCCTGCAGCCGCGTCAGGGCGGTGTCCTCCGGGCGGTCGGGCAGCGCGGCGAGGTCGTCAATCGTGGAGATGCCCTCGCCGTGGAGCCGTGCCCGGCGGTCGGTGGTCATCCCGGCCACCAGCAGCAGGTCCCGTGATGCCAGCACCTGCTCGGCGCAGTAGTCGCACCGCCCGCACGCCGCGACTCCCGACGCGCCCCAGGCCACGGGGTCCGGCTGCCCCCGGTGGCCGTGCACGAGCTCGAGGAAGCGGGTGCGGCGCTCGCGGAACACGGGCAGCAGATCGGGCAGCCGATGGGTGCTGCGGCTGCGGTCACCGAGGACCAGCGTCACCCCGTCCGCCGTCGGGATGCCCGCCGCCTGCAGCTGGTCGCCGTACGCCGCGAGCTGCAGCAGGGCGCCGACCTTGGCGTGGCGGGCGAGCTTGGTGTCCCAGACGGCGTACGCGCCGTCGTCCTGCCGGACGAGGAAGTCCGAACGCCCGTGGAACACGCCGTCGAAGAACGCCGCCTGGAACACGACGGCCGCGCCGGAGCGCAGGGCGTGGAGCGACTCCTCGTGCTTGGCCGCCAGGGTGGCGCGGTCCATGGATGCGGCCGGTTCGACGTCGTACACGCCCGACACGTTGCCCGGTGACCACAGCCCGTGCTCGGCGACCAGCTCGTCGAGGACCCGGTGCTCGTGCACGTCCCCGAGGGCGGCGGCGCGCTGCAGCATCTCGTCCACGGGGAACTGTGCCCGTGGGGTCCGTCCCAGCTTCTCGTCGAGGATGCGCAGGAGCCGGTACGCGCACTCCGACGCCGTGACGAGGTCCGTCGCCGAGAACACGAGGTCGGGGGAGGTCGCGTCCGAGCCGCCATCGGCGTCGAGCAGGAACATGGGCCGCTGATCCTTTCGTCGTGGTGCCGGGAAGAGCAGCAGTCCATCACGGGCCGCCGACGATCCTGTGACCGTGGTCATGGGGCGTCCGGCCCGGCAGGCGGTGCCGGGAGCAGCCGACCGTGCAGCCGACAGTCGAGGATACCCGGCAGGGCCGCATGACGGCCTCTTCGAGGAACCCCGGCGCGCAGGGCCGCCGCCGGGGCGGGGAGCGCCGGGCACGCGGGCCCGCCGAGGGTCTGGGAGAATTGGAGGCACCGACCACCGACCGACCAGGAGCCCCATGAACCCCCGCACGCTTTTCCGCACCGTCGCCGTCGCGGAGGCGGTGACCTGGGCCTTCCTGCTGCTGGGCATGTTCCTCAAGTACGTCTCGCGGACCACCGAGGCGGTCGTTCCTCCGGCGGGTGCCGTGCACGGTTTCGTGTTCCTCTGCTTCGTGGCGACGACCGTCTTCATCTGGGTCAACCAGCGCTGGTCGGTGGTGACGGGGCTGCTGGGTCTCGCCTCGGCGGTCGTCCCGTTCGCGACCATCCCGTACGAGCGGTGGATCGAGCGCCGCGGACAGCTCGCCGGGTCCTGGCGTCTCGCCCCGGGAGCCGAGACGCCCCGCACCCCCGTGGAGCGGCTCCAGGCGTGGGTGCTGCGCAGTCCGCTCGTCGCGCTGCTGGTCGCCGTCGTCGGGATCTCCGTGGTCTTCAGCGTGCTGCTGATCGTCGGCCCTCCCGGATCCCCGAGCTGAGGCACGCATGAGCGACCTGCGGAACACCACGGACGACGAGCGGTTCTTCCTCCACAGCGGCCGCCGCTGGCGGAAGACCGATCCCTCGCTGCCGGACGATGTGAAGGCGCGCCTGATGTCCCACCTCGGACGCGGACGCTCGGGCGTGCGCAACAGTGCCAAGGGCGACGACGGCGCTGCCCTGCCTCGCGCGCGGCGCACCGTCCAGCTCGCGAAGGAAGGACTCGGCGAGCGGGGGACGCCCTGGTGGGAGCAGTCGGCGGCCGAACGCACCGCGCGGTGGACCGCCGCCCTGCAGGAGCTGGACCGCATGCACCCGAAGAAGCCCGGCGGCACCGCCGACCGTCCGGCGGAGGATGCACCCGGCGATGACTGACGGGGTCACGGACCCCGAGCTGCGGGCCGAGATCCTGAGGATCGCCGCGCAGCGGGGCGGCGGGAAGACGCTGTGCCCGTCCGAGGCCGCGCGCGGTATCGGCGGGGACCGGTGGCGCGACCTGATGCCCGCCGCGCGGCGCATCGCGTTCGACCTGGCCGGCGAGGGGCTCGTCCATGTCACCCAGCACGGCGAGCCGGTGGCCCCGGACGCGCGCGGCCCGATCCGCATCCGCTGGATCGACGGCGGGGCTGCGACAACGGACGATACCGGGGCCGCGACGACGGACGACGGCGCCTCGGGGGAAGCGCCGTCGTCCGGGTGATGCTCGTGCCCCGCAGTCGGGGTGGTGCTCAGCTGTCCGTCAGTGTCAGTCCGGTACCCGTCCATTCGACCGGTTCCGCGTGCATCGACCGGTAGGTCACCGCGGCGTCCCAGCTGTGGAACAGGAGGTAGGCCTGACCGTCGGGAGCGGTGGCCAGGTCCTGTCCGCCCGGGCCGATGTAGCGGTCGCCGCCGAAGGAGTCCGACGTGAGGAAGGGCTCCGGCGCCTTCTCCCACGGCCCCTCGAGCGCCGGGGCCGAGGCCTGGCCCACGTTGTAGGACCGTCCGCCGTAGTCGTTGCTGGAGTAGAGCAGCACGTACCCGCCGTCACGCGGCACGACGGTCGGGGCCTCGACGAGGTTGCCCTCCCAAGGGAGGTCCTGCTTGATGAGTTTCTGCGTCGGTCCGGCGAGTGACAGACCGTCCGCCGTGAGCGGCGCCGTCTGGATCCAGGTGTCCTTGTCGCAGCAGTTGCCGTCGTTCTTCCACACCAGGTTGAGGCCCTCGTCCGTCACGAAGGTGCTGGCGTCGATGGCCCCGCCCTCGTCCTCGGGGCAGACCAGCATCGCGTCCCCCGCGACCGTGAACGGCCCCGCAGGGTCCGTGGCCGTGGCCACGCCGATGCACTGCACCGTGGGGTCGAAATTGGTGCTGGTGAAGTAGAGGACGAACTGTCCTTCCGCCACCTCGGTCACCTCGGGCGCCCAGGTCTTGCCCGGGATGATCCACGAGGGGAGCTCCGGCAGCGCGTCGGCGTCGAGCTGTTCCCACTCGAGGAGGTCCGTGGACGTCGCCACCTGGACGTTCTTGCGGTTCCCCTCCGTCGCGTAGGCGTAATAGGTGTCACCGACCTGGAGGATGTCCGGATCGGCGAACTCCTCGTCCAGCACCCTGGTGGAGTTCTGCTCCGCTGCCGGGGGCTCGGTCTCC
This window contains:
- a CDS encoding TM0106 family RecB-like putative nuclease codes for the protein MFLLDADGGSDATSPDLVFSATDLVTASECAYRLLRILDEKLGRTPRAQFPVDEMLQRAAALGDVHEHRVLDELVAEHGLWSPGNVSGVYDVEPAASMDRATLAAKHEESLHALRSGAAVVFQAAFFDGVFHGRSDFLVRQDDGAYAVWDTKLARHAKVGALLQLAAYGDQLQAAGIPTADGVTLVLGDRSRSTHRLPDLLPVFRERRTRFLELVHGHRGQPDPVAWGASGVAACGRCDYCAEQVLASRDLLLVAGMTTDRRARLHGEGISTIDDLAALPDRPEDTALTRLQEQARLQVGEIAVDGGVTYRDAGGAERTLSYRVLPRHTLRALPAPSPGDIFFDFEGDPLWQDPGDGSWGIEYLFGVVEQPTDDDGEPPFRPFWAHSRAEERTAFVRFLEYVRQRRVRYPDLHVYHYAAYEKSALRRLSLVHVIGEDAVDTLLREGVLVDLYDTVRHSLRISERSYSLKKLEPLYMGGTLRSGDVTDAGASVVAYAAYCAARDAGDSAAAAEILAGITDYNRYDCLSTLGLRDWLLSLGLRHGAGPHPRGPETARADTPDGAHLHAPETSSTSPHDAAGPTSPAATSAAPDAAEHPAHGPAPEEARLLAYLADLPAAPGKDTEQQAIALVAAAVGYHRRERKQFWWSHFDRLASPAHTWDDARDVLVFCTLEVVQDWAKPTSRSNPVRLLKATGTLTAGADIREGSTYFAIYDAPVPSDADSIDTGGTGRGGWFGVEVMELSEDADGVATVVLREKLRRGAPERPELPLALAPDQPLMTRSIQDALMDLADRVGRSLPDLPADPALDLLRRLPPRLAGGAELPTAPPHGDGYAEAITAALHLLQDSYLAVQGPPGTGKTHVGADVIARLVRSGWKVGVVAQSHAVVENLLRRAVEAGVPADQVAKRTETPDTPWTQRSDDDVARLIGGAGGCLVGGTAWTMTGSRVPPRSLDLLVIDEAGQFSLANTMAVARAARRLLLLGDPQQLPQVTQGTHPEPVDASALGWLSVGHATLPGQFGYFLADTWRMHPDLCHAVSVFAYDGRLTTATAARGRHLEGERPGIECVVVDHEGNATASAQEAAEVVTQVRRHLGLAWTPEPGAVPRPLAQEDILVVAPYNAQVQLTLQALRAAGLGDVRVGTVDRFQGQQAVIVVVTMTASSAAEAPRGIGFLLDRNRVNVAVSRGQWRAVVVRSPRLTEHMPSTPAALEELGAFIGLCDGEG
- a CDS encoding DUF3817 domain-containing protein, with the translated sequence MNPRTLFRTVAVAEAVTWAFLLLGMFLKYVSRTTEAVVPPAGAVHGFVFLCFVATTVFIWVNQRWSVVTGLLGLASAVVPFATIPYERWIERRGQLAGSWRLAPGAETPRTPVERLQAWVLRSPLVALLVAVVGISVVFSVLLIVGPPGSPS
- a CDS encoding 2-polyprenylphenol hydroxylase → MSDLRNTTDDERFFLHSGRRWRKTDPSLPDDVKARLMSHLGRGRSGVRNSAKGDDGAALPRARRTVQLAKEGLGERGTPWWEQSAAERTARWTAALQELDRMHPKKPGGTADRPAEDAPGDD
- a CDS encoding DUF3253 domain-containing protein — its product is MTDGVTDPELRAEILRIAAQRGGGKTLCPSEAARGIGGDRWRDLMPAARRIAFDLAGEGLVHVTQHGEPVAPDARGPIRIRWIDGGAATTDDTGAATTDDGASGEAPSSG
- a CDS encoding glycoside hydrolase family 43 protein, whose amino-acid sequence is MSRPLPGRLLALLAVAALAAATAGCAPSEPSEASETEPPAAEQNSTRVLDEEFADPDILQVGDTYYAYATEGNRKNVQVATSTDLLEWEQLDADALPELPSWIIPGKTWAPEVTEVAEGQFVLYFTSTNFDPTVQCIGVATATDPAGPFTVAGDAMLVCPEDEGGAIDASTFVTDEGLNLVWKNDGNCCDKDTWIQTAPLTADGLSLAGPTQKLIKQDLPWEGNLVEAPTVVPRDGGYVLLYSSNDYGGRSYNVGQASAPALEGPWEKAPEPFLTSDSFGGDRYIGPGGQDLATAPDGQAYLLFHSWDAAVTYRSMHAEPVEWTGTGLTLTDS